AGGCGTGCCCGACGGCCCTCCTCCCCCGAACGAACGAACGACCACGGAGCGAATCGACGATGAGCCAACCGACTGACCCCCGGCCCGCGACCCAGCCGGCACTCGCCGCGATCGCGGCCCGGCTGGTCGCGCCGGCCGTCGTGCTGGTGGTCCTGGTCTGGGCCTACCTGACGGAGGTCACCGGCCTCGTCGAGTCCTGGTCCAACGACCCGAACTATTCGCACGGCTTCCTGGTCGGGCCGGTCGTCGCCTTCATGTTCTGGTGGCTCTGGCCCCGGGGGGCCGAGGCCGACCGGATCCGGCCGTCGGCCTGGGGTTGGGTCCTGCTCGTCGCCCTGGTCGCCGCCCGCTTCTCCCTGTTCCAGACCGGCGAGTACTGGCTGGAGGGCTTCACCCTGGTGCCCACGGTCGCGGCCCTGGTGCTGGCCTACGGCGGCTGGCCGCTGCTGCGTCGCACCTGGCCGGCGGTGGCCTTCCTGATCTTCATGTACCCCATCCCCGCCGCCCTCAACAGCCAGGTCTCGCTGCCCTTGCAGCGGATGGCCAGCATCAGCAGCGCCACCCTGCTGCGGCTCCTGGGCTTCTGGGTGATGGACGAGGGGAACGTGCTGGTCGTCGGCGGCGAGCAGCTCGAGGTGGCCGCCGCCTGCAACGGGCTGGCGATGCTCATGAGCCTGGCGGCCACGATCGCCGCCACGGTGATCTTCGTGCCGATGGCCGTCTGGAAGCGGATCGTGCTGCTGCTGAGCGTGGTGCCGGTGGCGCTGCTGTGCAACGTGCTCCGGATCGCCGGCACCGCCTATGCCTACCACCTGCTCGGCTCCGAGCAGGGGGAGAAGGTGGCCCACGACGTCGCCGGCTGGCTGATGATGCCGATGGCCCTGGTCATGGTCCTGCTGGAGCTGGCCTGGCTGTCCTGGCTGGTCACCGAGGTGGAGGTCGAGGAGCCGGTCTCGCCGACGCTGCTGGCCACCTCGGCCGGCCTCGGCCGGCCGTCCCGCTGAGCCGGGCGTCGCATCGTCTCGAATCGAACTCGAGGCCGAGACCCAGGCGAGGTCGCCATGCCACCCGCTCCGATCCGAGTCTGGGGCCTGCCGCTGGCCCCACTCACCCGCCCCCAGGCCGCCGAGGAGGTCGCCCGGCTGATCGCCGATGGCCGGCCCTCCTACTTCATCACCGCCAACGCCCACTACGCGATGGTCTCCGACGCCGACCCGGCGATGCGTCCCATCAACGAGTCGGCCGCCTTCATCCTCGCCGATGGCGCCCCGCTGGTCTGGGCCTCCCGGTGGCGTCGGACCCCCCTGCCGGAGCGGGTCGCCGGCTCGGACCTGATCTACGACCTCTGCGCCCAGGCCGCCGAGCGGGGCCACCGCGTCTCCTTCCTCGGCGGCCCCCCCGGCGTGGCCGAGCAGGCGAGCCGGACGCTCGCACGCCTCTATCCCGGCCTGACCGTCGCCGGCGTCTGCTGCCCCCCGTTCCGGCCCCTGGCCGACGACGAGCGGGCCGCCTTGGTCTCCGAGATCCGGGACGCCCGGCCCGACCTGCTCTTCGTCGCCTTCGGCCAGCCCAAGGGGGAGCGTTGGATCCGGGAGCACCTGGAGGAACTGGGAGTGCCCGTCTGCGTCCAGGTCGGCGCCTCGCTGGAGTTCGTCGCCGGGAGGGTCCGCCGGGCTCCCCGATGGGTGCAGCGGATCGGCCTGGAGTGGGCCTGGCGGATCGGCACCGACCCGGCCCGGCTCGCACCCCGGTACGCCCGCAACGCCGCCTTCCTACTCCGCAAGGCCCTGGCCGACTTTCGCCGAGGCCGGGCCCCCGAGCCCGACCCGGGGCCCGAGTCCGAGTCCTCGACGACTCCCACCGATCCCCGGCCGTCCCCCGAGCCCGTCTCCTGACCGACCCCGCCCTCCCCCCGCCCCTCGACCGGATCTCCCCCATGTGCGGCATCGCCGGGATCATCGGCCGGATCGACGATCGGAACCGGGCGGCCCTTGGCCGGATGGCCTCGGCGATGCGCCACCGGGGCCCCGACGGCGAGGGGACCTGGGCCTCCCCCCCCGACGACCGGGGCCATGGCTGCCTGCTGGCCCACCGGCGGCTGTCGATCCTCGACCTCTCGACCGCCGCCGACCAGCCGATGGTCGACCCCGAGTCCGGCTCCTGCCTGGTCTTCAACGGGGAGATCTACAACTTCCAGGCGCTCCGGGACCGCCTCCGCTCCGAAGGGGCCTCGTTCCGGTCGACCGGGGACACCGAGGTCCTGCTCCGGTCCCTCTCCCGACGGGGCCCCGACGCCGTGGCCGGGCTCCGGGGGATGTTCGCCTTCGCCTGGTGGGACGAGCCGGGCCGATCGCTGGTGCTGGCGAGGGACCCGCTCGGGATCAAGCCGCTGTACGTCTCGGCCAACCCGGAAGGGCCCGAGGGGGGCTGGTCGCTGGCCTTCGCCTCGGAGGTCCGGGCCCTGCTGGCCTCGGGCCTGCTCGGCCGCCCCCGGCTCGACCCGAGGGCGGCGGCCTGCTACCTCTGGAACGGCTTCGTCCCCGGGCCGGTCACCGCCGTCCGGGGCATCGAGTCCCTCCGGCCCGGCGAGCTTCGCGTCCTCGACGCCTCGGGCCGGGCCCGACGCTCGGAAATCTACTGGTCGGTCCCCCGGCCCTCCCCCCACCTCGGCAACGGCCACCCGACCGACGGCCGCCCCGGCCCGATCGACGGGGCCCTGGGAGACGCCCTCCAGGAGTCGGTCGGCCTGCACCTGGTCAGCGACGTGCCGCTCGGGGTCTTCCTCTCGGGCGGGATCGACTCCGGGGCGGTGGCCAACCTGGCGCAGCGGGCCTCCGATCGGCCGGTGCAGACCTTCACCCTCGCCTTCGAGGAGGCCGAGCACAGCGAGGCCCCCTACTCCCGGGCCATCGCCGGGGCGATCGGCTCGGAGCACCGCGAGGTGGTCCTGAGCGGATCCCGGTTCGCCGGCGAGCTGCCCCGGGCCCTCGACGCCCTCGACCAGCCGACCTTCGACGCCCTGAACACCTACTTCATGTCGGTCGCCGTCCGGGAGGCCGGGCTGACCGTCGCCCTGGTCGGCACCGGCGGGGACGAGCTGTTCGGCGGCTACTCGAGTTTCCGGGACCTGCCGACCCTCCGCCGATGGGCCCGACGGACCCGATGGCTCCCCCGGCTGCCGAAGCGGGCGGCGGCCGTCCTGGCCTCGGCCGCCAAGGGTGGGCGAGGCCGGGGGCCGGTCCCCCCCCAGACCCGCTGGGCGAAGCTGCCGGAGATGGTGGCGGCCGGGGAGGACCTGCTCCTCCTCTACCAGCTCGCCTACGCCCTGTTCCTGCCCGAGATGCAGGCCTCGCTGATGCCCGACCTGCCGATCGACGGCTCGGTCGTCCACGGCCTCCCCGAGGGCCTCGCCTCCCGACTCCTGGCCGAGACCGACGGCCGGGGGACCCTGGAGGCGGTCAGCGTCCTGGAGCAGCGCTGCTTCCTCGGCGAGCGATTGCTGAGGGACTCCGACGCCGCCGGCATGGCCCCCTCGCTGGAGATCCGGCTGCCCCTGGTCGACCACCGGCTCCTCGGCCACGTCTCCGGGATGCCGACCGGCCCCCGGTACGAGCCGGTCGGCCGCAAGGCCGCCCTGCGGAGGGCCGGGCTGGTCGGGCTCGACCCCGCCCTGTTCGACCGGCCCAAGCGGGGCTTCGAGCTGCCCCTTGAGCGTTGGATCCGGGGCTCGCTCGGCCCCGAGATCGACGACACCCTGCGAGACCAGCGGCTCTGCTCCGCCGTCGGACTGCACGGTCCGACCGTCGGGCGGCTCTGGGACGCCTTCCGGGATGGCGCCCCGGGGCTCTACTGGTCCCGGATCTGGTCGCTCTACGTCTGGATCCGCTGGTGTCATGCTCATGGCGTTTTGCTCTAATCGGGACCGCCCCGACACCACTCCCCTGCCCTTGCCCCGATCGACCGACCGCCCCATGAGCCGACCCCGACTCTGCCTGATCACCCCCTGCCGGGACGAGGCCTCCTACGCCAGGAGGACCCTCGACAGCGTCCTCAACCAGACCCAGCCCCCCGACCTCTGGGTGATCGTCGACGACGGCTCGACCGACGAGACGCCCGAGATCCTCGACTCCTACGCCCGGGTGCACCCCTGCATCCGGGTCGTCCGCCGGGCCGACCGGGGCGCCCGGAAGGTCGGCCCGGGGGTGATCGACGCCTTCTACGCCGGCTACGAGGCGATCGACCCGTCGGAATTCGACTACGTCTGCAAGCTCGACCTCGACCTCGACCTCCCCCCCCGCTACTTCGAGATCCTGATCGACCGCATGGAGGCCGACCCCCGGATCGGCACCTGCAGCGGCAAGCCGTACTTCCGCCAGGGGGATCGACTGGTCAGCGAGAAGTGCGGCGACGAGAACTCCGTCGGCATGACCAAGCTCTACCGCCGGTCCTGCTTCGAGCAGGTCGGCGGCTTCGTCAGGGAGGTCATGTGGGACGGCATCGACGGCCACCGCTGCCGGATGCTCGGCTGGGTCGCCGCCAGCTGGGACGACCCCGACCTCCGCTTCGAGCACCTCCGCCCCATGGGCACCAGCCACAAGGGCTGGTGGACCGGCCGCTCCCGCCACGGGTTCGGCCAGTACTTCATGGGGACCGCCCCCTCCTACATGGTCGCCAGCGCCCTGTTCCGGATGACCCGGCCGCCGCTGGTCGTCGGCGGCCTGGCGATGCTCTCCGGCTACTTCGGCGCGATGCTCCGGGGCCTCCCCCGCTACGACGACCCCGACTTCCGCCGCTTCCTCCGCTCCTACCAGCGCCATTGCCTGCTCCGGGGCAAGGCCCGGACCACCGAGGAGTACGACCACCGGTCCGCCTCCCGGTGGTCTCCCGACGCCCCCGCCTCCTCCCCGGTCCCGGGGCGTTCCCCCTCCTGAGTGGAGACGGTTCGCGGCTCGGTGCGCTTGCAGTGCGCCGAGCCGATCGGCCGATTTCCCTGATCCCGGTTCGATTTGCGCCGATTGAAATGGCTTCGCTCCGTCGAACGCCCCCGGTCGATTGGCTTCGTTTCGCGCCGACCGCTCCCGTCCCCCCTCCCGATCCCCGAACCGACCTCCCGCCCCGACCCCGTCGCCGCCCGTCAATGGCCCGGTGCGCCGGCCGTGCGCGGTCCGGTGCGCCCCCGGTGCGCCAACACTATCGGATGATGTTCTTTTCCAATTCATGACTTGCGTCGATCGAAATGGCTTCGTTCCGCGCGGCGCCCCCCGGCCGATTGGCTTCGTTTCGCGCCGGACCTCACGCCCGATTGGCTTCGTTTCGCATCGGGGCGCTGCGTACGCCCCGAGGGCGACCGACACCGCCAACGTGTCTGAGTGGACCCACCCAGCTTGCCAAAGACGACTCGCCGGGCGACGGGATCCCGCCGCCCCGGGGGACAACGCCCCGTATCCGATATCATCGAGGGAAGCCGCCCCGACATTCACACAAAATCGGCAAGGCGAGGCGCCGGAAGGCCCGATCGGCCCTCGATCGCTTGATGCGGAGGGACGGTAGGGCGATCCTGATGGGATGTCCCATTCGTCCGTTTCGGGGATCCGATAGCAACGGAGCAAAAACCAACGAACTTGGCTCAAAGCCCCGGCCTCGCCGTGTGGCAGCTTCTCGAAACTGGTCTCTGGCCGCCCGATTCGAGAAGACTCATTCGAGAGTGATTATCAAGAACCCGGAACCCTAGGAATCCAGGGCTTCCTACCGAAACCCTGACGGTCTCTCGATATCGGTCGTTTGCGAGAGCCACGGCGGCGGAAGATCGTTAGTTTTTGCACCGTTGCTATCGGATCCCCTTCACGGTCGTTCGAGCAGCTCGAGGACCACGCCCTCGTCGCCACGCAGTGCGACGCGGCCACCAACGGCCTCGCCCGCTCGGCCCGGCACCGTGGAGAGGAGCACGCGGCTGGACTCGACCGACACGTCGACGGACAGAGGGGCCGCGCCGAGGTTCAGGGCCACCAGCAGCCGACGCCCGCCCGACTCCCGCAGGTAGGCGAGCCAGCCTTCCCCGGATCCCGCCGGCGTGTAGGACCCGGCGCGCAGGGCCGGCTCGTCGCGGCGCAGCGCGATCAGCCGGCGGTAGAGGCCTAGCATCGAGGACGGGTCGTCCCGCTGGGCGGTGACGTGGATTGCGCGGGCGTCCACGGCCAGCGGCAGCCAGGGCTCGCCCGCCGTGAATCCCGCCCCCGGCGTGTCATCCCACGGCATCGGAGTCCGCGCCGGGTCGCGCCCGAGCCCCAGCCCCGGCGTGTTCTTCTCCCAGGGGTCGCGCACCCGGTCGGGCGGGATCGGCACGTCGCGCATGCCGAGTTCGTCGCCGTAGTAGAGCGTCGGCGTCCCGCGGAGCGTCAGCAGCAGCATCGCCGCCACCCGCGCCTGGGCCGACCCGACCCGGCTGGCGATCCGCGGCTTGTCGTGGTTGCCCAGCACCCAGTTCGGCCAGCCGTGGGCCGGCAACAGGCCCTCGTAGGCGGCGATCGCCGCGGCCAGCGTCGGCGCGTCCCAGGGCAGCCCGATGAGCTGGAAGTTGAACGGCAGGTGCACCCCCGTCCCGGCGTCGCCGTAGTAGGCCACCAGGCGCTCGACCGGCAGGTAGATCTCGCCGACCATCAGCCGCTCGCCGTAGGAGTCCAGCAGCCGGCGCATCTCGGCGATGACCTCGTGCACCTCCGGGCGGTCGGTCGTGTAGGTCGGCAGCAGGGCGCGGTACGGCCACATCCCGGGGCGGTATCCCGGGTTCGGCGGGTTGTCGCGGAACTGCTCGTCCTTGACCAGGTGCCAGATCACGTCCACCCGGAATCCGTCCACGCCGCGGTCCAGCCAGAAGCGCATCACGTCGAGCATCGCGGCGCGGACCTCGGGGTTGCGCCAGTTGAGGTCCGGCTGCTCGCGGAGGTAGGCGTGGTAATAGTACTGGCCGGTGGCCGGGTCGAACTCCCAGGCGCTGCCGCCGAAGTTGCTCAACCAGTTGGTCGGGGGGGAGCCGTCGGGCCTCGGGTCGCGCCAGATGTACCAGTCCCGCCTGGGGCTCGTGCGGCTCGATCGCGCGTCGATGAACCACGGATGCTGGTCGGAGGTGTGGTTGGGCACCAGGTCGAGTAGCAGCCGGAGGCCGCGGCGGTGGGCCTCGGCCAGCAGGGCGTCGAAGTCCTCCAGGGTGCCGAAGATGGGGTCGACGTCGGTGTAGTCGACGATGTCGTAGCCGAAGTCCTTCATCGGCGACGGGTAGATCGGCGAGAGCCAGATCGCGTCGACGCCCAGCCACTGCAGGTAGTCCAGGCGGCGGATCACCCCGCGCAGGTCACCGACGCCGTCGCCGTCGGAGTCCTGGAACGAGCGCGGGTAGACCTGGTAGATGACCGCGCGTTCCCACCAGCTCATCGTGCTCGCCCCGGCCATCGTCGCCCCCGCTCAATCGGTCGCCCCGGCCCGGAACCAGCCGTAGCCGAAGGCATCGAGGCGGAACCGATGCCCAGATCCGACGGCCTCTTCCTCCGCCGGCCCGAAGACGCGTTCCAGGCCATCGGTGCCGTGACCCTCCATTTCGACCGTCGCCGTGCAGGGCTCGCCGCCGAGGTTGTGGACGGCCACCAGCCGGCTGCCCTTCCAGTCGACCAGGTGGGCCAGCACGCTCGGCCGGTCGGCCGGCAGCACCCGGTCCTGTCCCCGGCCGAGCTCCGGGCAGGCGCGTCGGGCGGCGATCGCCCGCTTCATCCAGTTGAGCAGCGAGTCGGGGTCGGCCTGCTGGGCCGCGACGTTGACGCGGTCGTAGGCGAAGGGCCCGGAGTCGATCACCGGGCGGATCAGCCGGTCGGCGGGGGCGTCGGAGAAGCCGGCGTTGGGGGCGTCGTGCCACTGCATCGGCGTGCGCACCGCGTCTCGTCCCTCGAGCGACAGGTCGTCGCCCATGCCGATCTCGTCGCCGTAGGCGATGACCGGCGTGCCCTGCAGGGTGAGCAGCAGGCTGAAGGCCAGCTCCAGCCGCCGGCGGTCGCCGCCGAGCATCGGGGCCAGGCGGCGGCGGATCCCGCGGCCGAAGATCCGCATCGAATCGTCCGGGGCGAAAGACTCGTACACCCGCCGCCGCTCCTCGTCGGAGAGCCGCTCGAGGTCCAGCTCGTCGAGGTTGCGGAGGAAGTTCAGCCACTGGCCCCCCTCGGGGATCGCCGGCAGCTCCCCCAGGCAGCGGGCGATCGGCTCGGCCCGCCCGGTCGCCAGGGCGAGGAAGAGGTCGTTGTCGAGCAGGAAGTTGAAGACCATGCTGAGCTGGTCGCCGTCGCCGAAGAAGGCAGCCGCCTCGTGCAGCGGCACGTCGGCCTCGCCGATCAGGGCCGTACCGGGCCGGCGGGCGGCGGCGAAGTCGTGCAGCTCCTTGAGGACCCCGTGCCCCTGCTCCGGGGCCGTGCCGGGCAGGCCCTTGTCCTCGATCATGTGCGAGGCGGCGTCGAGGCGGAAGCCGGCGATGGGGAACGACAGCCAGAAGTCCATGACCCGGCGGATCTCGTCGCGCACCTCCGGGTTGGCGACGCGCAGCTCCGGCTGGAAGTGATAGAAGCGGTGGTAGTAGTGGGCGCCGGCCCGCTCGTCGAAGGTCCAGACGGTCTGCTCCTCGCCCGGGAAGATGCTCTGCTGCCCCGGCCCGGGCGGCGGCGGGCTCACGGCCCAGACGTAGTAGTCGCGGAAGCGTGACCCCGGGTCGCGGCGCGCGGCCTGGAACCACGGGTGCTCATCGGAGGTGTGGTTCATGATCAGGTCGAGCACCACGCGGAGCCCACGCTCGCCGGCGCGGCGGAGGAACTCCTCGAAGTCCTCGAGCGTGCCGAGTCGGGGATCGACGCCGTAGTAGTCTCGGACGTCGTAGCCGTTGTCGCGGGCGGGGGAGGGATAGAAGGGCAGCAGCCAGAGGCAGGTGATGCCCAACTCGGCGAGGTAATCGATCCGGCTGGTCAACCCCGGGAAGTCGCCGACGCCGTCGCCGTCGGAGTCCCGGAAGGTGCGGACGTCGACGGCATAGACGACGGCCTCCTTGTACCAGGTGTCGCCCATGGCCGCTCCCCCTCCCCCGGTCGCCTGGCCGATCCGATCGGCCGCGGGCAGGCCACCGCCGGGACCCGTGCTACGGAGGCTGAATCGGATGACGTGCGATCCCCGTACCGGGGGACCACACCGGTGGCCCGATCGCCCCAGCGGCAGTGCAATTTCCGCGCCCTAGAGCGACGACCGTCGGGGTCGAGGACCCCGCCGAGCAGTAGGAAGGCGGCGTGGCCGGGGCCCGGACGACGCCAGCCACGGTCACACCTCCACGAGGGCACCTGCCCGAGCGTCGAGAACCGGCTCAGGTGGACTGGCGTCTTCGCCTCAGCCATAAGCCACTGGCCAAGAGGGTGCCGAGGATCCCACCGGCCAGGGTCGAGGGCTCGGGGACGGCGGTGACGTTCGGGATCTTTACGAAGCGCTCGCTGTCGAAGCCGCCTCCCGGCTTCTGGCCGGCATCTCGGACGTGAGTGCCGATGCGAATATCTTAGTTATGTGCACATCTGCAAAATTCATGGTTGCCTGTGACGCCCCTGGGCCAGGGCGGCTACGACGTCGGCGTAGGTCTTGCCGCTTTGCAGCGTGAACAGGATGCCCGACTCCTCCCCGGCGCCGATCCCGCCCGCATTGTCGTTGAGGTTGTCCGCGACGAAGCCCATCGTGCGGATGAACTTGATTGGCGAGAGATCGTTGCCCCCCGGGAGGTTTGGCGAGGTCTTGATGAATCGAGCAGACGAATATCGCGTCCTCCCTCGCCAACGAGGCAGGACCACGAAGAGGGCCAGGCCTTCGTACCCCCCCGGCGAAGTCGAGGTCGACTGTCGAACCGAACCACCGGGCATCCCAGCCGTCGAGCTTCATCGGACGCATCGGCCGGAACCTGCACGTTCGGCTCGATGCCGTTGTGTCGCCTCCCACTATTCATATCGATGAGATCCATCTGAACTTTTCTCTAATATATATCTCGCATAATCAAGCTATAATTTTCGCTCTACTCGCAGCAAAACTACGCAAAAAATCTCCTGATTAAGCACACGGCGGAGGAATCGCATTACAATTCCTTCGGGCCTGGCGGGGTCGCTGGGGCCGTCTCGACCCCAGTCGGGCCCCACCGGCTGGCGTGGCGAGGCGCCGACGCCTGGCCGCTTGAGCCGACCCGGGAATGCACGGCCGTCGTCCCCTGCCCCGGGGGCGGCGGCCGTTCGCGTGCTGGGATTGTTCATTCCGGGAAACACCCCGTCCCACTCGCCTCGGGAACGTGCGTTAGGGGGTGGGCCGGTTTGTGGTTTGAGTTGGGTGTCGGCGGGGTCGGGCGATGCTGGCCGGGACGCCGACACCCGGCGGCCTCCGCCCCGACGATGTCGATTCGGGGAAACGTCCTGTCCGATTCCCCTGCCACCGCAACGACTCGGGGTATAGGTCGGTCGAGTGGGGGCGATGGCGTCCCGAGGCGATGCTGGCCCGGGACGGCGCCCCCGCAGTTCCGGGGAGGGTCCCGTCATGCTGCACGCCGTGTCTTCGGTGCTGGGGGATGCCCGGCTGCATGTGGCGCTCGCGATGCCGGCGCTGGTCGGCCTGTGCCTCGGCGGCCCCAAGGTCATCGACTCCTGGCGTCCGCCCCGCGAGACCTCCTGGTACGTCGACTCGGTCCCCCCGATCGTCGATCGCTGCCCCGAGCCGGAATGCCGATTCTGCGTGACGAACCGGCGCTTCGCCCATAGCCAGTGGTGATCATTCCGGGTCGGGGTCGGGCTCGGGGGGCGGGCCGAGGACGGGCAGGGGCGGGGCCGATTCCGGGCTGTCGGATCGGAAGTCCTCGCCGACCAGGGCGGCGATGGTGGCGGCCACCTGGGACTGGGTGGTCGGGACGCCTCCTCGGACCCCGAGGGCGGGGGTGTCCGGGCCCATGACGGCGATCCAGAGGGACTCGGCGCCGGGCACGTCTTGGCCGTGGTCAGGCCAGTCGGCCCCGGTGGTGCCCCGGCCGTGGTCGGTGGTGACGACCAGGGCGGTCCGGTCCCGGTACTCGGGCATGGATTGGAGGGTCGTCCAGAGTTCACCGAGGAAGCGGTCGGAGCGGTGGGCGGCGTCGAGGTAGCGGTCGTATCGCCGCTCGTGGGCCCATTCGTCGGTCTCCCCGAGGCCGACGTAGAGCACCCGGGGTTTGTGGCGGGCCAGGTGTTCGAGGGCGGCCTCGATCGAGATCGCGTCGAAGGCGTTGGACGGCCAGTAGTGCGGGAGTCGGTCGACCATCCGGTTGAGGAATCGCTGGCGGTCGGTCAGGGGTTCGTCGTCGATCGGGGTCCAGCCGGCGAGGACCTCCAGGTTGTTTCGATCCGACCGGAGGATGGAGGGGAAGACGTCCCAGGTGCAGAAGGCGGCGACCCGGTTTTCGAAGGAGGGCCGCCCGTCGAGGAACTCGAAGACGGAGCGGTTGGGGTTCGGGATCTTGTCGTTGGAGGTGATCCGGGGGTCGCCGAAGCCGCAGAAGAGCTCGTTGTAACCGGGGTAGGAGAACTTCAGGCCGTTGGTGAGGGTGACGGGGGCGTCCTTCGAGCGGTCGCCGAAGATCTGGCCCTCCCGGGCGACGGTCCCCCAGAGGAACGGGAGCAGTGCCCGTCGGCGAGCCTCGGCGGAGTCCCGCCAGAAGCGGGCCTCCAGGCCCGGCACGTCCCGGACGCCCCCGGCCTGGCGGTCGATCAGGAGGCGGTCGGCCCCCCCGAAGAACTCCTCCGGGCGGAAGCCGTCGAGCGTGACGACGACGACGTTCCGGGCCCGGATCGGTGGCGATGCGTCCGACTGGCTCCAGGCCGGATCGGGCCCGGCGAGCAGGATTGAGGCGAGCAGGGCGATCCTCATGGGTGTGCTCCGGGGGGGAGGTCGGCGAGCGCGACGGCGGCCGACCGGGGCGCGGGGCGCGCGTTGGGGGGTCATCTTACCCCGGGGGCCGCCGATTCTCCCGCCCCCGAGGTCGGCCCCGAGGCGGGCCGGCGGGGGGTCGCGGCCGGGGCGGCGGGGAGGCGGTTCGATCGGGTATCATCGGGGCCCCGATGGGGTCGGCCGCCGACCCCGTCGGGATCGGTCCAGGCCATCGATGGCGTCTGATGATCGCGAGGCCGGCCCGGCAAGCGCCCGGGCCCTCGGAGGGATGAGGGATGAGGATCCTGCTGACGGGGGGCGCCGGCTACATCGGCAGCGCCTGCCTGCGATGGCTGGTCGATCACGGGCACGAGCCGATCGCCTATGACGACCTGTCGGAGGGGAACCCGCCGTCGGTGCCGGGGGATCGGCTGGTGGTCGGGGACATCCTGGACACCGACGCCCTGACGGACGCCCTCCGCTCCCACAAGGCCGAGGCGGTGATGCACTTCGCCGCGCTGGCGATCGTGCCGGACTCGGTGACGGACCCGGACGGCTACTACCGGGTCAACGTGCTGGGGACCAAGAGCGTGCTGGACGCGATGCGGAGGGCCGACGTGCCCCGGGTCGTCTTCAGCAGCACCTGCGCCACGTACGGCAACCTCGCCGAGATGCCGCTGACCGAGGACACCCCCCAGCGTCCCGAGCACCCCTACGGGACGACCAAGCTGGCGGCCGAGCGGATGATCGCCGACTACGCCCGGGCCTACGGCCTGGGATATGCGTTGCTCCGCTACTTCAACGCCGCCGGGGCGGATCCGGACGGCTCCCACGGGGAGGACCGGCGTCACGAGACGCACCTGATCCCGTTGACCCTGCAGGCGGCCGCCGGGCGCCGGCCGGGGCTGACGGTCTTCGGCGACGACTGGCCGACCCGGGACGGCTCCTGCGTCCGGGACTATGTTCACACGGCGGACCTGGCCGACGCCCACCAGAAGGCCGTCGAGGCGATCGGGCCGGGGGACGGCCGGATCTACAACGTCGGCTCGGGGCGCGGGGCGTCGGTCCTGGAGGTGATCCGGGCCTGCGAGGAGGTGGTCGGGCGGCCGATCCCCTTCGAGACGAGCGACCGACGCCCCGGGGACCCCCCCGAGCTGGTCGCCAGCCCTCGCAAGATCGCCTCGGAACTCGGGTGGAGTCCCCGGTATACTGACATCCGGGCGATCGTCGAGACGGCCTGGCGATGGCTCCGCTCCCACCCCGAGGGCTACGGCCCCAAGCCGGCCCGCCGCTGATCGGCACTCCGCCCCGCCTCGCCCCGGACCCGCATCCCAGGAACCCCGCCTGCCGTGACCGACGCCCCCCCCGCCCGATCGGAATCGACCGTCGAGCCGCCGCCCGAGGACCTCGGCGCCGTGGCGATCGGCCGCAACGAGGGGGCCCGGCTGGTCTCGTGCCTCGACTCGCTGGTCGGCCGGGCGGCCCGGGTCGTCTACGTCGACTCCGGGTCGACCGACGGCAGCGTCGAGGAGGCCCGGGCCCGGGGGGTGGAGGTGGTGGAGCTGGACACCTCGGTCCCCTTCACCGCGGCCCGGGCCCGCAACGCGGGGCTCGACCGGTTGCTGCAGTTGGCGCCGGGCCTGCGGTACGTGCAGTTCGTCGACGGGGATTGCGAGGTGGTCGACGGCTGGCTTGGTCGGGCCCGGGAGGAGCTGCGGTGTCGCCCCGGGCTGGCCGTGGCCTGCGGCCGGAGGCGGGAGCGGTTCCCGGAGGCGAGCGTCTACAACCGGCTGGCGGATCTGGAGTGGGACACGCCGGTCGGCGACGCGGAGGCCTGCGGCGGGGACGCGATGATCCGGGTCGAGGCGTTGCGGGAGGTCGGCGGCTACGACCCGACC
This Tautonia plasticadhaerens DNA region includes the following protein-coding sequences:
- a CDS encoding exosortase/archaeosortase family protein, which translates into the protein MSQPTDPRPATQPALAAIAARLVAPAVVLVVLVWAYLTEVTGLVESWSNDPNYSHGFLVGPVVAFMFWWLWPRGAEADRIRPSAWGWVLLVALVAARFSLFQTGEYWLEGFTLVPTVAALVLAYGGWPLLRRTWPAVAFLIFMYPIPAALNSQVSLPLQRMASISSATLLRLLGFWVMDEGNVLVVGGEQLEVAAACNGLAMLMSLAATIAATVIFVPMAVWKRIVLLLSVVPVALLCNVLRIAGTAYAYHLLGSEQGEKVAHDVAGWLMMPMALVMVLLELAWLSWLVTEVEVEEPVSPTLLATSAGLGRPSR
- a CDS encoding WecB/TagA/CpsF family glycosyltransferase; the encoded protein is MPPAPIRVWGLPLAPLTRPQAAEEVARLIADGRPSYFITANAHYAMVSDADPAMRPINESAAFILADGAPLVWASRWRRTPLPERVAGSDLIYDLCAQAAERGHRVSFLGGPPGVAEQASRTLARLYPGLTVAGVCCPPFRPLADDERAALVSEIRDARPDLLFVAFGQPKGERWIREHLEELGVPVCVQVGASLEFVAGRVRRAPRWVQRIGLEWAWRIGTDPARLAPRYARNAAFLLRKALADFRRGRAPEPDPGPESESSTTPTDPRPSPEPVS
- the asnB gene encoding asparagine synthase (glutamine-hydrolyzing); translated protein: MCGIAGIIGRIDDRNRAALGRMASAMRHRGPDGEGTWASPPDDRGHGCLLAHRRLSILDLSTAADQPMVDPESGSCLVFNGEIYNFQALRDRLRSEGASFRSTGDTEVLLRSLSRRGPDAVAGLRGMFAFAWWDEPGRSLVLARDPLGIKPLYVSANPEGPEGGWSLAFASEVRALLASGLLGRPRLDPRAAACYLWNGFVPGPVTAVRGIESLRPGELRVLDASGRARRSEIYWSVPRPSPHLGNGHPTDGRPGPIDGALGDALQESVGLHLVSDVPLGVFLSGGIDSGAVANLAQRASDRPVQTFTLAFEEAEHSEAPYSRAIAGAIGSEHREVVLSGSRFAGELPRALDALDQPTFDALNTYFMSVAVREAGLTVALVGTGGDELFGGYSSFRDLPTLRRWARRTRWLPRLPKRAAAVLASAAKGGRGRGPVPPQTRWAKLPEMVAAGEDLLLLYQLAYALFLPEMQASLMPDLPIDGSVVHGLPEGLASRLLAETDGRGTLEAVSVLEQRCFLGERLLRDSDAAGMAPSLEIRLPLVDHRLLGHVSGMPTGPRYEPVGRKAALRRAGLVGLDPALFDRPKRGFELPLERWIRGSLGPEIDDTLRDQRLCSAVGLHGPTVGRLWDAFRDGAPGLYWSRIWSLYVWIRWCHAHGVLL
- a CDS encoding glycosyltransferase is translated as MSRPRLCLITPCRDEASYARRTLDSVLNQTQPPDLWVIVDDGSTDETPEILDSYARVHPCIRVVRRADRGARKVGPGVIDAFYAGYEAIDPSEFDYVCKLDLDLDLPPRYFEILIDRMEADPRIGTCSGKPYFRQGDRLVSEKCGDENSVGMTKLYRRSCFEQVGGFVREVMWDGIDGHRCRMLGWVAASWDDPDLRFEHLRPMGTSHKGWWTGRSRHGFGQYFMGTAPSYMVASALFRMTRPPLVVGGLAMLSGYFGAMLRGLPRYDDPDFRRFLRSYQRHCLLRGKARTTEEYDHRSASRWSPDAPASSPVPGRSPS